The Malaclemys terrapin pileata isolate rMalTer1 chromosome 2, rMalTer1.hap1, whole genome shotgun sequence nucleotide sequence CTGCACCACTGAGCAGATGATGTGGCGGCAGTAACAGCTCCTCCAGTAGCAACAGCAGTGTTGGCAGAAGATGGAGGATGAGGAAGATGACAACAATCAACTGCAAGTATGTGAGCTCTTTCTGGAGCAGCTTCACATGGGGCAGTATTATTTCTAGACTCAGAAATCCAGTGTTGATTGGTGGGAAAGAATCATTCTGCAGACCTGGGCTGACCAGCAGTGGCAAGAGAATTTCAGAATGGAAAAGGTAACCTTTTTTCAGATCTGTGCTGAACTAGCACTGGCGCTGCAGTGACAGTGTACCAACATGTGGTAACACAGATCATTTGAGAAGTGGATCACCGgtgccatctggaagctggccaCCCAGAACGTTACCAGTCCATAGCCAATAAATTCAGCATAGTGGCCCCAACAGTCGATCTCCCTGTCATGCAGGTGTGTGGTGCCATGCATAAGGTAAGGTACTGTTGCACCAGGTTATAAAGCTTGGTAATGCTCAAGAGATTATTGACGGCTTTGCACAACGGCGGATGcgtcactcaataattgcctgttctgttcattggctctgaagcacctggcattggccactgttggaagacaggataccattggtctgatccagcatagccattcttatgttcttatgcatacGTGGGGCTCCCAAACTGTATTGTGCCAGTGGATGGGACCCATGTGCCTGTTTTCCCACACACACCAGGGCTCTGAGTTTACAAACAGAAAGGGGAATTTCTCCATGGTGCTCCAAGGCTAATTGGCCACCATGGCAGGTTCATAACATAAATGCGGGATGGTCTGGAAGGGTCCACAATGCTACGATCTTTTGCAACTCAGCTCTATTGACCGTAATGAATATAGGAGACTTTGCCCCCAAGATCACTGTGGACAATAATGGAGTGGATGTTGGTTTGATTATCCTGGGATACCCAGCACATCCTCTGCTTCCCTGGCTAGTGAAGCTGTTCACAGACCACTTGGACAAAAGGAAGGAACTGTTTAACTATAACCTCAGAAGTTGCAGATGAGagtggagtgtgcatttggctgtcTATAAGGAAGGTGGTGCTGTTTGTGGAATAAGTTGGAAGCCTCAGAAAAAACCTTGCCTAAAATTATAGCTGCATGTAGTATTTTGCACTGAATTTGTGCGAGTAAGGGAGAAAGGCTTAACGATGGGTGAGAGGTTGAGGTGTAGAGACTTGCTCAGCAGTCTGAGCATCCAACAAGGCATCGACTAGAAAATGGAAACAGCTTGGGCAATACTGTCAGGGATACCTATTGCTCTTTCTTTGAGTCTCAAGCCTGAaactgggagcagggaggaatgGTTTATGAGCACTGCAGTGTCTCTTATGGGTGGTAGAAGTGGAACATCGTGCCACTCATTATTTTGTCTTATGCCTGTATCTTTATACTTATGCAAAATTTACAGTTTTTCTGTGTACCATTCATTGCAGATGCTTTCTGAAtacctttttttaattaaacaacaaTTTAGTATGTGACAACCAGAAATAAACCTTTAATTAGAACAACAATGAAACACAGCTTTAAAATGAGGCCGTGCATTagagggcagcacacaatagCATGGGGGAGCAAAGAGAGGTTCCAATTCATAGATGAGTAAACGCCCTGCCTCTGCCTCTTCTTGTTCTTCTCCGTTCTGGTGTCGAGTATCAGGGCTCAAAGTTTTTGGGCTGTTAGATGGCTCGAAAGAGCCGGGCTCCCAAGTGCAATTGTTCTTGCTGTCATGAGCTTGGGATAGGGAAATAAATGGCAGTGGGATTAGGAAGGGAACTTATGATGGTGTTCCCAGTACCCAGTATTGTCCAGGGCTGCAGAACATGGCTGCGTCCTGGTTGAGGGCACTGGATTGTTTGTGTGTTCACTAGCAGCATGCACTGCAGCAGAGTATTCTGCTTCTGTATTACCCTCCAGGAGTTGCCTCGGCATGTCTCTGCAGTGTCTTTAGCCATAGCAACACTGTCTCTAGCCACTTTACAGCTCTCTCTGGATAGCTCCATGTCTTTTTCTCTCTGACCTCAAGTGCAACCTTCAGCTCACCATTGGTTTCAAGCTTTTGGGGAGAGTCTGCAGTGAGGTTTGCAAACATTTCATCCTGAGTTTTCTTTCCTCCTCAAGGTGGCTTCTccaccactggcaatttttaaatcaagattggatgttttgttctaaaagatcagctctgggaattattttggggaaagtctgtggcctgtgttatacaggaggtgagactagatgatcacaatggtcttttttggccttggaatctatgaaagttAGCCAGCCGCTCAGCCATTGATAAATCCCTGACCTTCAGTGTCTGCCTGCTGCAGGTGCCATTGCAGGGAGTAGGGTTAAAAAACAAGTGGTTATTGTTCATATTCCAAAGAGGCTATGATAGCTTTTAACATCTATTTCTCATTTCCCCTCCCTAAGATTCTTTCCAGTCTTGGGTGGACTTCAGAGATGGTAAGTGGTGTGTGCATGGGGGCTAGTTTGGGATTTTTGAGTGTGCAATGTATGCTCTTTGGGTTTGTAGTTGTGCCCTGAAGGCTGTGGGGGGTTGGGAATTATGGCTGTGTTTGTAGTTAGTTAGGCTGTGCCTTGCGGGTGCTTATGCAGTGTTGGAGGAGTAAGCAGGGGACATCTGGAGGCAAATATCTatgcccacatctggaatactgtgtgcagatgtggttgccccatctcaaaaaagatatattggaattggaaaaggttcagaaaggggcaacaaaaattattaggggtatggagcagctgccatatgaggagagattaagacttggacttttcagcttggaaaagagacagcgaaggggagatatgattgaggtctataaaatcatgactggtatagagaaagtagataaggaagtggtgtttactacttctcataacacaagaactaggggtcatcaaatgaaattaataggcagcaggtttaaaacaaataaaaggaagtattgcttcacacaacgcacagtcaacctgtggaactccttgccagaggatgttgtgaaggccaagactataacagggttcaaaaaaagaactagataaattcatggaggatgggtacatcaatggctattagccaggatgggcaggaatggtgtccctagcctctgtttgccagaaggtgggaatgagcgacgggatggatcacttgatgattacctgttctgttcattccctctggggcacctggcactggccactgtcggaagacaggataatgggctagatggacccttggtctgacccattagggccattcttattttcttatgttcaAACGGGACAGTAATCCCCTCTGCATCCCTATTAGGCTGTCCTGACTCTGGACAGCGTTACACTGAGGCAGGTGCAAAGAATGGTCTTATTCAGAGGGGCAAAGGACAGACCATCAAGACAGAAGCTGATTGCTTGGCTGATCCACTTGCCATTTTGAAAAGGGACCGTATGGCTGAGGGAGGCTGGAGCTCGAGACTCAGAAAAACTCACAGCTCACATCTTACAAAAATGGCTGCAGTGTGTGGCACCTGGAACAGAAGGTTGCACAGCAGTATGATAGGGAAATAAATGGCATCTGAGAGCATGGCAGGGCGGGTACAGCAGGAAATTATGATGGTGTTCCCAGTACCCTGTATTGGCCAGTAGCTGCACTGGACTTGCGTGCTGAGGGTCCCTCCATAGGATCagcctcctgagtcccaggctgggTTTTTGACTGGGAATCAGGCTCACTTTCTACACAGCTGCTCTCATGGTCTGGAGTACCAAAGAAATCCTGGCTTCTATGGATAGCTCTTCACTGCCCTCCTCATGTCCCTCCTTCAATGACTCTTGCTGCTTGTCCTTGGGGGAGAGGTGCAGGGTCCACAGCCTCCTTGGGTTCAGTAGTGGTGTAATCACATAATATCTTGTCCAACTTCTTAAAAAATAGGCAGGTTATATTTCCACGTCTGGACCGCTTCTTGGCATCCTACTTTTAAAGTAAGCTTCCTTGAGCTGTTTGATCTTTATCTGGCACTGCTCAGTGTCCCAGTTGTGACCTGTGGACATCTGACTAGCAGTGTCCACAAACATATCTTTATTGCAGAGGCTGGCCTCAAGAGCTTATTGCCCCAGTTCTGCTGCTCAGATGGCAGTGAGTCTCGCCTCAAGCATCTGTTTTGAGCTGTGCTATGTTGTAAAGGCTGTGAGAGTCATATTGCTATAATGCCAATAATATTGGAATCCAGGAGCAAATGGGGTGATCCTGGCATTGTGCCAGCTTTTAAACTGGAGCGGGGACATCTGGTCAACTTCACCCAATAGCAGTGGAGAGCACACAGGTGCACAGACAGGTCAGTAATGGGCGCTGCAGAGCAATGTGGGATAGCAGTTGGATGACTGCCAAAGTAACGTGCAACATCATTGCATCCACGTGAACAATAGAGCACACTAATTTGCATCAAACTTAATACAATTTGAAAGAGGACTCCAGAGTTTGTGATAAATACAGAGCTAGTGCACTCTAAGGAATTGCGTCATGTACGAAGGCATTTTCGGACCAGACCAACTTGAGTTAGTGTAGACTAAACTCCTTTGTATAGACAAGCCTTAATTAACAGCAGGTGAAACTTAATTATGTGTTTGCGGTGGGAGGGGGAATAGAAAAAGGAAATTACTTGTTCATGTGCAGTCATCAGTAGCATATAGTTGTTAAACTATTAGCCACAAAATGGATTTTTCATGTGAAATGTGATTTTAGTTTCTGTGTTATCATATATTGCATTAACCATTGTAGTAATCATTGTAGGACATACTGATAAAGCAGCATGAAGAATTGTATTTTGCAGGGTTTAATTAGACATCAAAATTAGGCAAAATAATGCAAATGTACTGTTGGGGATTTTGGGGTGAAAAGTCAAAACTCggttgttctttttaatttcatttaggaGATctctttattttatgttttagtaCTGAATACCATTGACATGCATCATCAGTTGAATCTGTGATGTATGTTCCTTGCTTCTTTCAGGGGGCTGACTGGGACAGGAATGGGAGAAGGGAGTGTTCTACATTTGTTCTACTTGTCAAAACAACAAGAAGCCACAGAGTTCCCTGGGCCAAAAGGAAGAATTGGCTTATTTTCAGGAGTTCTGATAAGGATGTAGCAATCTGGTTTAACAGTAACAagtacagtgattctcaaacttttctttttttactggtgacccctttcacatagcaagcctcggaGTGCgacacccccccaccacccaccttgtcataactataaagggaagggtaacagccctcatgtgtacaatactataaaatccctcctggccagagactccaaaatccttttacctgtaaagggttaagaagctcaggtaacttggctgacacctgacccaaaggaccaataagcggacaagatactttcaaatcttggtgagggggaaggcttttgtttgtgctctttgttttggggggagttcgctcttggggctaagagggaccagacatcaatccatgctctccagatctttctgaacaagtctctcatatttcaaacttgtaagtacagccaggcaaggcgtgttagttttatctttgttttctcaacttgtaaatgtaccttttgctagggtgtttacctctgtttgctgtaactttgaacctaaggctagagggggttcctctgggctctttaagtttgattaccctgtaaagttattttccattctgattttacagagatgatttttacctttttctttaattaaaagtcttctttttaagaacctgattgattttttccttattctaaaatccaaggggattgatctggactcaccaggaattggggggggaaagggaaggggagggggaaattattaattcctccttgttttaagatccaaggggttttggatcagtgttcaccagggagttggtggaagagtctcaaggctacccagggaagggagttagcccattaggagtggtggcagcggaccagatctaagctggtagttaaacttagaagttttcatgcaggtcccacATCTTttccctaaagttcagagtggggaaggagccttgacacaccttataaattaaaaacacatttttgtatatttaacaccattataaatgctggaggcaaagtggggtttgggatggagactGACCGCTCACAACCCCCCTTGTAATAGCCTcatgaccccttgaggggtcccgacccccagtttgagaacccctgaactagtaGATGTAGATCAAGGGGGCTCAAAATACTCTTCTGGACTTCTTTTTTCTGAAGCAATGAGCACTTGCAGCTGTCAATGCGCGCTAGCAGCTCCCAATGAAGTAAAATCAGGTCAGTAAACCTTGAAAATGGAGCACATGTTGCTTACAAACTATCTCATGTGCTtggttttttaattttgttttctttttttattctcaGGAGATGTCGTTGAATTCCATGGTCCAGAAGGAACAGGAAAAACAGAAATGCTTTATTACCTGATAGCCCGCTGTGTCCTTCCAAAATCGGGAGGAGGCCTAGAAGTAGAAGTCATGTTCATTGATACAGACTACCATTTTGACATGCTTCGCCTAGTTACCATTCTTGAACACAGACTGTCCCAAAGCACAGAAGAAATGATCAAACAGTGCCTTGGAAGGCTTTTCCTGGTTAATTGCAATAGCAGCACCCAGTTGCTTCTCACTCTTTACTCTCTAGAAAACAAGTTTTGTGCTCACCCTTCTCTCTGCATTGTGATTTTAGATAGTATATCAGCTTTTTATTGGATAGATAGAAGCAATGGAGGCGAGAGCTTTAACATTCAGGAGATGAATCTGAAGAGATGTGCTGAATTTCTTGAGACGCTAGTAAGGGAGCATCATTTGGTCCTGTTTGCAACAACACAAACGATTATGCAGAAATCTTCAAACTCCACAGAAAGCGCCATTCCTTTAAAACTTCACTGTGAAGCTGATGTAGAGTATAGGCCTTATCTTTGTAAATCATGGCAACAAATGGTAACCCACAGAATATTTTTCTCTAAGCAATGTGATTTTAGCAGTAGCAAAGCGTTTTCGATTGTTTCTTGTCACACCAAAAAAAAACATGTCATAAAATGTTCATTCAGTGTTGCAGAATGTGGAGTTCAGTTTTAACTTCAGCCTGTCTCTAAAACTGTAGTAAATCTTGGCACATCACAGTCTACTTAGCTTTAATttaagtagtttaaaaaaaaaatcttttaacctATTTTATTATCTCAGATTGTTAATTTTGTCACCCACCTTTAAACATCTTAAACTCAGTAAACGGCAGAGGAGTTTAAAGCTTTGAATTTCTGCAGAAGGTCAGCTTAAAATAGAGGAGAATGTTGAAACTGCTTGTATGTGGTTGATGCATAAAGAGATTAAATGAAGAAGATTAAAAGTTTAGGGCATCTTTAACTCCTAATATACTTATGTAATGTAACAGAGAGAGTATACAACCAAATGCACTGACTTCAGCTCTGTGTCATAACCATCTTCCAGCGACTTATGCTAGTGATTGTGTTTAGGCAAATGTTAGCTCTTTGTAAATATTGGTCTTAATTCACTCCCATTAGCATGGGACTATACACTGTGCATACATCCTGTGTCAGCAGGCACAGTTACACCCAAGGGGACGGAGAGATTCATCTCCTGCAGGGAAAGATATGTAGTGTTGGTCAGGGTGGTCCTAGCCAGCACTGCCCATTTGTGGAGTGTCACATGCTGGGGGAATAGGGATTATGGCTGTCACTGTTCTGCCAGCAGTCTACAAGCATCTGCAGCCCTCCCAAAGTTGAGGGACACAGGGCCATAGTTGACTGATCCTAGGAGGTAGCTCGAGGCCCCTGTAAGTTAGTGACAGACCTAGC carries:
- the XRCC2 gene encoding DNA repair protein XRCC2, translated to MSDGFRKAESGTQLLARLEGRSSLKNLEPCLFADEGFPIYGDVVEFHGPEGTGKTEMLYYLIARCVLPKSGGGLEVEVMFIDTDYHFDMLRLVTILEHRLSQSTEEMIKQCLGRLFLVNCNSSTQLLLTLYSLENKFCAHPSLCIVILDSISAFYWIDRSNGGESFNIQEMNLKRCAEFLETLVREHHLVLFATTQTIMQKSSNSTESAIPLKLHCEADVEYRPYLCKSWQQMVTHRIFFSKQCDFSSSKAFSIVSCHTKKKHVIKCSFSVAECGVQF